The Zavarzinella sp. sequence ACCGCGATTTCTGGAACGCCAATTTATATGGGCCCAGAAGTGTGGCGAGGAACACGGTTGCCCCACAGCGACCAGTATGCGTTGGCTTGTACCTATGCAGAACTTCGCACTGGCCACCCGCCCTTCATTGAGTCTGGCATCCTGGAGTTGATGCGGGCACATCTGGAGTGCAAACCGGATCTCACCGGTTGCCACGATGCGGAACGCCGCGTACTGGAAAGAGCCTTAGCAAAGGGTCCCGACAAGCGATATCCTTCGTGTGTCCGTTTCGTTGAGGAACTTAGACAAGCGGTGGCTTAGAGACTCCATGAGGTAGCTGCTGACAATTCAATTTAACCCACATCCCCGCAAAATAGGTCAACTTGATTGGGTGGCCACGGACATAAAGTTTACTTTTGCTATAATCTTAGTAGGGATAGGATCCCTTTTTACTCTCTTGTAGACGAAATACAGAATGACAAACGAGACCGAAAATACCCCACCGGAACCAAAATTATCACCTGTCGAAGGGATTAAATCCGCTTCTCGCTGGCTGCGTGGGCCGTTGATGGACGAACTGCAGCAGGATACGGATCATTTTTCCGAAGATGCCAAGCAATTATTAAAATTTCATGGCAGTTACCAGCAGGAAGACCGCGACGCTCGGAAAAACCGCAGCAAAGAGGGGGTCGGCAAACATTACATGTTTATGATCCGCCTGAAATTACCTGGCGGAACGATGACTGGTGCCCAGTATCTGGCAATGGACGAGATTGCGGACCGCCACGCCAACGGCTCCTTGCGGTTGACCACGCGGCAAAGCATCCAGTTTTATGGGATTCTGAAATCGAATCTGCGGCAGACAATTCGGGACATGAACGATGCCCTGATTTCCACTGTCGGTGCGTGTGGGGACATCAACCGGAATGTGGTCGCCTGCTCCGCCCCACTGGGTGATCAGCCACGAAAAGAAAACCAGCGACTGGCGCTGGAAATCGCTGCCCACCTGGCGCCACGGTCGAAGGCATACCACGATGTCTGGCTGAATGGAGAAAAAGTCAGTCCAGATGCCGAGCAGGAAGATGTAGAGCCGATCTACGGCAAAGTGTATCTGCCACGTAAGTTCAAGATTGCAATGGGTTTACCTCACGATAACTGTGTGGATCTCTTCGCACAGGACCTGGGGTTTCTCGCCCACATCGAAGGTGGGCAGGTGACCGGTTACAACGTCTCTGTCGGTGGGGGATTTGGTCGCACCGCAGGGAAAGCAGAAACTTTTCCCCACCTCGGTCAGATGCTGTGCCACGTCAGCCCGGACGAAGTGGTCGCCACCGCAGAAGCTGTGGTCAAATTTTACCGTGATCACGGCAATCGTGCCGACCGCAAACGAGCCCGCATCAAGTACGTAGTGCACGATTGGGGGATTGATAAAGTTCGCGAAGTGATTGCTCGCGATTATCTGCCCCACACATTGCGGATGCCAAAAGAATACGCCATTACTGGCGTTGATCTGCACCACGGCTGGCAGCCACAGGGCGATGGCAAGTGGTTTTTGGGCCTGAGCATCGCCAGCGGCCGGATTAAAGACGAAGGTAACTATCGCCTGCGCAGTGGTTTACGCAAAATCGTGCAGGATTACCGTGCGAATGTGAACATTACCACGCAGCAGGATTTGATTCTGGCTGATCTGGATCCCGCCCACCGTGGGGCAATCGATCAGTTGTTGGTGGAATACGGCATCCCTCGTCCCGAAAGCCTGCCACTGTTGCATCGCTGGAGCATGGCCTGCCCTGCGATCCCCACGTGCGGGCTGGCGATTTCGGAAAGTGAACGGGCTCTCCCACAGATTCTGGATGAATTCCAGTCCACCCTGGTGGAACTGGGGCTGGAGGAAGAAGCGATCAGCATTCGCATGACAGGCTGCCCCAACGGCTGTGCACGACCCTACAATTCGGATATTGGCCTGGTGGGCCGCAGTGGGGAGAAATACACCGTCTTCGTCGGTGGGGGGATTGCTGGTGACCGCCTGAACTTTGTCCTGCAGGACCTGGTCCCACGTGGAAATATTGTGCCAAACCTGAAAAAACTGTTTGTGGCTTACAAGTCGCAACGCCAGAATAATGAAGGCTTTGGTACCTGGTGTACCCGCACCAGCCTGGAAGAACTGCAAGCAATGTTTAATGCGTAAACACGTTCTGCAGGAAGATCGGGCTTTTCTGACTTTCATTTCGAATTCATTAAGCCTGCCTACATAGCCCGCAGCGTAAGCAAGGGTTCAGCCAGCAAGAACCCTTGCTTACGCTGCGGGCTATGTAGGAAAGCCTCGGATTGTTCAGGCTCTCATGGCTTTTGCCATGGGGTGCTGCCACCAATCTGAATCTGTTTTCGCAACGCTTCTGACATTTCATTCAATATCTTTGGTTCTTTCGTGGCGAGATTCACTTTCTCCTGCGGGTCATTTTTGAGATTGTAAAGTTCCAGCGGGTGATACGGGTCGTTCTGCATCAGCTTCCAATCGCCTCGGATCAGTGCCTCATAACTTTTACCACCGTATGTTTTGCCTCCTTCCCGGCGGGTAAAGTAAAGATCGCGAGGTGTGCTGATCGTACCACCTTTCAGAATCGGCACAAGGCTCTGGGCGTCGAGTTCTGCAGAGGTTTTTTGCCCCGCCAATTCCAGAAAAGTGGGAAACAGATCAAAATTGAGCCCCGCATAGTCGCTTTGGCTACCAGGTTTGATCTGAGCAGGCCAGCGGATCATGAATGGAACACGCAGCCCACCGTCATAGTGATCCTGTTTGCCACCCCGCCAGGGCGTATTGTTTTGGGCATGTGGGACCGAGCCACCGTTATCTGCACAATATACCACCACGGTATTCTCATCAAGTCCGGCTTGCTTGAGAGCTGCCAGTACCTGTCCAATCCGATCATCAAGATGCTCAACGAAAGCCACATTCTGTGCCCGTTTTTCAGAGAGGAGCGGATCCCGTTTCTTGACCTTTGCCAGCCAGTCTGCGGGTGGCTGAATCGGGAAGTGAGGGGCATTATAGGCCAGATACAGAAAGAATGGTTTCTTCTCTTTGGCACGCTCATGTAAATAATCAACGGCCCATTCGGTGAAAAGATCAGTTGCATGTCCCTTGGGATCAATCACCTGATCGTTCAGCCGCATGTAGTTGTTCCCATGGCGACGGTGCGTCGTATAGCTATCCATCATGTCACCAAGAAACCCGTGAAAATGGTCAAATCCACGCTCATTGGGTGTGTTGGGCGATTCCAGTCCAAGATGCCATTTCCCGATGATGCCTGTGTGATAGCCTATCTTCTTCAATTCATCGGCGATTGTTGGCACATTTGGTTTGAAATACCCCCATGAATCCTCCGGTTTGGTACGAATCACACCGGGCACACCCACACGATCTGGATACCGCCCGGTCAGCAATGCCGCCCGCGAAGGTGAACAAACCGTGCAATTTGCCCGCATTCGGGTAAAAAGCATGCCTTCTTTCGCAATTCGATCGATGTTTGGAGTCCGCACATCAGACGCTTGATATGTCGAAACATCCCCATACCCATGATCATCAGCAAAGATCAGCAGAAAATTCGGTGGTGCGGCGGACGACTTGACAACACAATTCAGCATGATTGCCAGTAACAAGAATGTTCTGCACATGAAATTATCCTTTCAAAGGTGGAAAAGGGTTTTGAGAGTTTTTCGCTATCGGTGGTACGCCCCCGGAGTGGCTGCAGGTTTCCGCGGCAACTTCACAAGCATGTTGCAAAATCTCTGCAAGTGGCTTCCGTTGTAGCAGTCCAACGACGAAAGCCGCAGTGAATGAATCACCAGCCCCAACGGTATCAACCACGGTCGTCGGGATACCGTTCTGGACAATTACCTGATCTGGAGTGACCAGCATCGCACCATCCGCACCGCATGTCATCACGACCATTTCCAGAGATCCAACGTTCAGGAGGCGATGAAGTGCTTCACGCTCTTCAGTCAAAATGATACCACAGGCAGAGCATACTGGTGCCAATTCATCGTCACTCAGTTTCAGAATGCTGGCGAGTTCAATTGATTCACGAATCAGATCAGCTTCATCGAACGGAGATCGCAGGTTGACATCCAGCACTCGGAGAATTTCTGCGTCTCGTGCAGTCGAAATCGCCTGTCGAATCGTCGCTCTGGACCGTGCACTGCGTTGCCCTAATGTGCCAAAGTAAATTGCATCCGCGGCACGGATTCGCATGTCGAAATCATCGTTCCAGGTGAGCCGATCCCAGGCACAATCTTCGTGGATGGTAAACGTGGGCTGGCCTTGAAGATCCAGCGTGACACGAACCGTACCAGTGGGGGCATCTTCAACAATTTGTACACAACTGACATCAATCTGATATTCTTTGAGCTTTTCCAGTGCTGCCCGCCCGTATTGATCACTTCCTACAGCGCTGATCAACGTAACATCCGCACCTCGTATAGCCGTGTGGCATGCAAAGTTTGCTGGCGCACCACCAAAGTGATCACCGTCTGGAAAGAGATCCCACAAAACCTCTCCAATCGAAATGATGGCTGGAATCTTCATTAGTGTGAGTTCCTGTAGCGTAGTTTGACTGGGATTCTCATTTTGAACGATGCAGGAAAAAGTAAAAATGCGTGCAGGCAGCGGAAAACCAACCTAAATTCTACCGGCCAGTTGTTAAACAAACTTCATCATCAGCTGGAAGTTATCGGCAAGGCTTTCCATGGGCAGGCCGATGACGTTGGTCACTGATCCGCGGGTGACGGTCAGGTAGGGGTCGTTGCGTTCATCGATGGCATATGCACCCGAACAGCCTTCCCACTGGCGGGTGTCGAGGTATTGCTCAATTTCTGCATCAGACAAGGCCTTCATTGCCACGGTGCTGCATTCCTGCCACTGAAACTGCACGTTGGACGAAGCCAGCCAGCAGCACACCCCCGTCCACAATTCGTGGGTCCTTCCTGAGAAACTTTTAATAATTCGGTGGGCATCCGCTCGATCAGTGGGCTTCCCAACCACTTGATTGTCAATCCAACTGACCGAATCGGCGGCAATAATCACGCCATCTTTCACTTTTGGTGCCACCGCAGCGGCCTTGATCCAGGCTACGTTCTGCACAAAATGCCGAATGTTGCCATCCACTGCTTCAGTGGGTTCTTCCACGTTCGGTGGGAGAACATCAAACTCGTAGCCAGCACGTTGCATCAGGTACCGCCGACCGTGGGAAGTACTGGCAAGGGTAATACGGAAAGGGAGTTTTGTTTCCATGATGAAAGGATAGCAAATAATAGAGGTTGCAGGCGATCCGGGGTTAATTCTGTCATACATTCCAGGCGATCACACTGTCGAATGTAGCTTGACTTACACCAGACATTGGTTTCGACGCCACCAGTTTGCCCATACGGGCCATGTTTGGTGGCAGAAGTACACAAGTAGGGTGCGACGCACGGTCGCCCCAATGCGACAGCCAGATGCAGTGGGCCCGTATCGTTGGAAACCATCACATCCGCAGCGGCAAGCAGGGCCACCAGTTGCGGTAAGTTGCTGCCACCACAGAAGTTACGTGCGGGGCCAGCCAGTTGGTTTCGCACCGTCTGGGCGATCTCCGCTTCATCGGCAGCCCCCACAAAGATGGCGGTGCCTCCAAATTGTTGCTGTGCCGCACGTGCCAGGTGGGCAAAGTGGGCCGGAGGCCAGCGTTTCGTCAGCCAGCGTGCCCCCACTCCAAACATCAGCCATGGACGTGGGCAATCGGCTAACTGCTGCCCCACCCATTCCTGTGCGGTGGGATCAACCGGCAGGTCGAACTTTTTCGGTAGATTTGCCCCACCCAGGGCTTCGATGACCAGCCAATAGCGATCAATTGCGTGCTGCCGATCGGCATTCGGGGTGGGGATCAGATCGGTATAACTGAGCTTACTTCCTTCTCGCGCAGTGCCTAACCCAACACGACGGGGTGCGGCCGTTGCCAGGCACATCAGACCGGTGCGGGCCAGTCCCTGTAGGTCGACTACCAGATCGAAGCGTCTCCGTCGCAGATCTTTCAAAAAATTGTACGAATAAGAAACTGTTTTGCCGATTCCCCCACGTAAGGCGGTGCGGTCAAATGGTATCACTTCGTCTAACGATTGGTGCTGTTCCAGGATGCTGAGGTATGCACGATTCGCCACCCAACTAATCATGGCAGTGGGGTATAGCATTCGCAGGGCATTCAGTACAGGTAGTGAATGGGCAATATCGCCCAACGCACTGGGCTTGATCAGGGCAATCCGCTGCGGTCGTAAATGGGAAAGGGGCGTGCGCTGGCGACGAAACATGATTCCTGATTATCCCGCCCTTTGGTTTTTTCTGGGCTGCCTATAGCTGATTTGTTTTACCATTTGAATCGATCATTGCCAATCGATGCACTGAACCTACACACACTTTCAGTTCCCTGACCCATTTTTTCAGCCCGTTTCGCAAAGTTGTGTTCTAGATTAAGTTTCTAAGGATCGTCTGACTTCGCCAACAGCAAGAAGTTGTTCCATGAATGTTGCTCGCACGCTACCGGTGGTGCTGGATGCCCGGGTATTGTCCGGTTCCGGTGGTGGCCCCGATAAAACGCTCATCAACTCCCCCGCCTACCTGCAGCGGGACGGTTACGTCATGCACTGTGCCTATCTGTGCGACCCAGCCGATACTGGCTTTCACAAATTGCAGGCCAAAGCCAGCCAGAAACAGGTGGAATTGATCCCCGTTCACGATCGTGGGCCGCTCGATTGGCAGATCATCCCACGGATGCTGGAAGTTTGTAAGTCGCACTGCGTGACGGTGTGGCACGGCCACGACTACAAATCAAACCTGCTGGGCCTGATCCTGAAACGGTTCTGGCCGATGCGACTGGTCACCACGCTGCACGGTTGGGTGCACCACACCAGCAGAACGCCCATCTACTACATGATTGACCGCTTGACCCTGCGCTATTATGAAAAGGTAATTTGTGTTTCCGATGACCTGATGGTGGCAGCACGTCAGGCGGGGGTGGCACCTTCACGATTGGTGCTGCTGGAAAATGGCATCGACCTGAACGATTATCGTAGACAACGAACGCCAGCAGAAGCCCGCCAGGCAATGGGCTTTTCCCCCCACTTCACGGTGGGTGCTGCGGGGCGATTATCGCCCGAAAAAGGCTTCGACATACTCATTAAAGCAGTCGATCAGCTTCATCGTGCGGGTTTGCACAATCTGCAACTGCTGATTGCGGGTGAAGGGGACGAACAGGCCAACCTGCAACGCCTGATTGATGGCTGCCTGTTGCCACAGCAGATTCAGTTGCTGGGTTATCGGTCGGATTTATTAAATTTGTATGAGACTTTCGATCTGTACGCACTCAGCAGTTATCGCGAAGGTCTGCCCAACGTGGTGTTGGAGGCACTGGCCATGCAAGTGCCAGTAATTGCCACGGCTGTGAATGGGATTCCAAAACTGATTCAGCACGAATCAAACGGAATTCTAATACCACCGGGTGAAATTTCAGCTCTGGCAGAAAGTATTCGTCGCTTGGTGCACGATGATTCGCTGCGGGTACAATTGGCCCAGGCGGGGCGAAAAACGGTAGAATCACGGTATAGTTTTGCCCGGCGGATGCAGAAACTGGCACAGATTTATGATGCCATGTTTCAGGGAGAGTGGAAATGACCTACCTGGTTACTGGTGCTGCGGGATTTATCGGTTCGCATCTGTGCGAAGCACTGCTCCAGGCAGGTGCCCACGTGCGTGGGGTGGATTGTTTTGTGCCATATTATCCGAAGCCCTTGAAGGATAAGAACTTAGCGTCGCTGCTGGCCCACCCGAACTTCCAGTTTTTCGCACGCGATCTACGCACGGACGAGCTGGCGGATGTGGTGGCTGATGTTGACGCCATTATCCATCTGGCGGCAATGCCGGGTCTGGTGGCCAGTTGGACTGATTTCGATCTGTATCAATCGTGTAACATCACCGCCACCCAGCGTCTGCTGGAAGCGTGCCGCACGGTGCCAGGGTTGAAGAGATTCATTTATGGTTCCACCTCATCGGTTTATGGCAAGTTCGCCAGTGGGGATGAAACCCTGCCCACCCGGCCAATTTCGCCTTATGGTGTTACCAAACTGGCTGGGGAGCATCTCTGCCGTGCGTACATGGATTCATTTTCGCTCCCCCTGGTGGTAACGCGATTCTTTTCCGTCTATGGGCCGGGCCAACGCCCCGACATGGCCTACCACATTTTCATGAAAGCGTTGCTGCACGGCACACCCATTAACGTGTACGGCGATGGCCAGCAGGTGCGTGGCAATACCTTCGTTACGGACTGCGTGCGGGCAATTATCCTGGCACTGAACAGCACCGTGGGGGAAGTTTACAACATCGGTGGCGGAGAAATGGTCAGCCTCCGTGATGTAATGAACAAGCTGCAAGTGCTTGCTGGTAAAGAATTTACGATTAATCAGCACTCCACGCGACCCGGGGATCAACGCCACACGTTTGCCGATACCACCAAACTGCAACGGCAACTGGGCTGGCAGGCTACCACAAGCATTGATGATGGCCTGGCTCAGCAGTGGCAGTGGATTCAACAGTTGTATGCGAATTGAAATAAAAACGGCTGAATGTTGATATGTCAAGTATTCGCCAGATCATGGCGAATGCCTGACATAACAGTTACTTAGCATTGAGATACTTGGCACCAAGATTATTCTGCACGAGAAGCACCGCAATGGTTACCAGTCTGGGCGAACAATGGAAAATCACCACCCTCAGTGGGGCTTCGCTGCACGAAGCGATGCCACGTCTGCAGGCATTTCTCGGCAGCAAACAACATAACCACCCCGCTCACAATCCGTTGTGGCTGTATGTGCTGAAAGATGGCCTGCGACACGTTCCTTACGCACTGGAAGCAAGTTCCAATGGCGAAACAGTGGGCTATTTGCCACTGATATTTGTGCGCAGCACACTTTTTGGGCGATTTCTGGTCAGTTTGCCTTATTTGAACACGGCAGGAGTGTTTGCAGACGCACCTGATGTGCAGCGTGGGCTGATTGATCAGGCGATTGAGTTGAGCCAATCGTTACGCACGCGACATCTGGAACTGCGGCACGAACAACCAATCGATCACCCACGCTTCAATGGGGTGCGTGCAACGAAAGTACATATGCGGCTGGCACTTCCGTCGTTTCCTGGCCCACTGTGGGAAAGCTTTCCAGCGAAAGTTCGCAATCAGGTGCGGAAAGGTGAAAAATCGAATCTCACTGTCCATTGGGGCGGGAAAGAACTGCTGGAAGAGTTTTACTTCGTCTTCAGCACCAACATGCGGGATCTCGGCACACCCGTCTATTCTAAACGCTTATTTGAAGCGATCTTACGCTACTTCCCTGGTCAG is a genomic window containing:
- a CDS encoding NADPH-dependent assimilatory sulfite reductase hemoprotein subunit produces the protein MTNETENTPPEPKLSPVEGIKSASRWLRGPLMDELQQDTDHFSEDAKQLLKFHGSYQQEDRDARKNRSKEGVGKHYMFMIRLKLPGGTMTGAQYLAMDEIADRHANGSLRLTTRQSIQFYGILKSNLRQTIRDMNDALISTVGACGDINRNVVACSAPLGDQPRKENQRLALEIAAHLAPRSKAYHDVWLNGEKVSPDAEQEDVEPIYGKVYLPRKFKIAMGLPHDNCVDLFAQDLGFLAHIEGGQVTGYNVSVGGGFGRTAGKAETFPHLGQMLCHVSPDEVVATAEAVVKFYRDHGNRADRKRARIKYVVHDWGIDKVREVIARDYLPHTLRMPKEYAITGVDLHHGWQPQGDGKWFLGLSIASGRIKDEGNYRLRSGLRKIVQDYRANVNITTQQDLILADLDPAHRGAIDQLLVEYGIPRPESLPLLHRWSMACPAIPTCGLAISESERALPQILDEFQSTLVELGLEEEAISIRMTGCPNGCARPYNSDIGLVGRSGEKYTVFVGGGIAGDRLNFVLQDLVPRGNIVPNLKKLFVAYKSQRQNNEGFGTWCTRTSLEELQAMFNA
- a CDS encoding sulfatase-like hydrolase/transferase → MCRTFLLLAIMLNCVVKSSAAPPNFLLIFADDHGYGDVSTYQASDVRTPNIDRIAKEGMLFTRMRANCTVCSPSRAALLTGRYPDRVGVPGVIRTKPEDSWGYFKPNVPTIADELKKIGYHTGIIGKWHLGLESPNTPNERGFDHFHGFLGDMMDSYTTHRRHGNNYMRLNDQVIDPKGHATDLFTEWAVDYLHERAKEKKPFFLYLAYNAPHFPIQPPADWLAKVKKRDPLLSEKRAQNVAFVEHLDDRIGQVLAALKQAGLDENTVVVYCADNGGSVPHAQNNTPWRGGKQDHYDGGLRVPFMIRWPAQIKPGSQSDYAGLNFDLFPTFLELAGQKTSAELDAQSLVPILKGGTISTPRDLYFTRREGGKTYGGKSYEALIRGDWKLMQNDPYHPLELYNLKNDPQEKVNLATKEPKILNEMSEALRKQIQIGGSTPWQKP
- a CDS encoding carbohydrate kinase, with amino-acid sequence MKIPAIISIGEVLWDLFPDGDHFGGAPANFACHTAIRGADVTLISAVGSDQYGRAALEKLKEYQIDVSCVQIVEDAPTGTVRVTLDLQGQPTFTIHEDCAWDRLTWNDDFDMRIRAADAIYFGTLGQRSARSRATIRQAISTARDAEILRVLDVNLRSPFDEADLIRESIELASILKLSDDELAPVCSACGIILTEEREALHRLLNVGSLEMVVMTCGADGAMLVTPDQVIVQNGIPTTVVDTVGAGDSFTAAFVVGLLQRKPLAEILQHACEVAAETCSHSGGVPPIAKNSQNPFPPLKG
- a CDS encoding Maf family protein, producing MQRAGYEFDVLPPNVEEPTEAVDGNIRHFVQNVAWIKAAAVAPKVKDGVIIAADSVSWIDNQVVGKPTDRADAHRIIKSFSGRTHELWTGVCCWLASSNVQFQWQECSTVAMKALSDAEIEQYLDTRQWEGCSGAYAIDERNDPYLTVTRGSVTNVIGLPMESLADNFQLMMKFV
- a CDS encoding glycosyltransferase family 9 protein yields the protein MFRRQRTPLSHLRPQRIALIKPSALGDIAHSLPVLNALRMLYPTAMISWVANRAYLSILEQHQSLDEVIPFDRTALRGGIGKTVSYSYNFLKDLRRRRFDLVVDLQGLARTGLMCLATAAPRRVGLGTAREGSKLSYTDLIPTPNADRQHAIDRYWLVIEALGGANLPKKFDLPVDPTAQEWVGQQLADCPRPWLMFGVGARWLTKRWPPAHFAHLARAAQQQFGGTAIFVGAADEAEIAQTVRNQLAGPARNFCGGSNLPQLVALLAAADVMVSNDTGPLHLAVALGRPCVAPYLCTSATKHGPYGQTGGVETNVWCKSSYIRQCDRLECMTELTPDRLQPLLFAILSSWKQNSLSVLPLPVLPTVGGT
- a CDS encoding glycosyltransferase; translation: MNVARTLPVVLDARVLSGSGGGPDKTLINSPAYLQRDGYVMHCAYLCDPADTGFHKLQAKASQKQVELIPVHDRGPLDWQIIPRMLEVCKSHCVTVWHGHDYKSNLLGLILKRFWPMRLVTTLHGWVHHTSRTPIYYMIDRLTLRYYEKVICVSDDLMVAARQAGVAPSRLVLLENGIDLNDYRRQRTPAEARQAMGFSPHFTVGAAGRLSPEKGFDILIKAVDQLHRAGLHNLQLLIAGEGDEQANLQRLIDGCLLPQQIQLLGYRSDLLNLYETFDLYALSSYREGLPNVVLEALAMQVPVIATAVNGIPKLIQHESNGILIPPGEISALAESIRRLVHDDSLRVQLAQAGRKTVESRYSFARRMQKLAQIYDAMFQGEWK
- a CDS encoding GDP-mannose 4,6-dehydratase, translating into MTYLVTGAAGFIGSHLCEALLQAGAHVRGVDCFVPYYPKPLKDKNLASLLAHPNFQFFARDLRTDELADVVADVDAIIHLAAMPGLVASWTDFDLYQSCNITATQRLLEACRTVPGLKRFIYGSTSSVYGKFASGDETLPTRPISPYGVTKLAGEHLCRAYMDSFSLPLVVTRFFSVYGPGQRPDMAYHIFMKALLHGTPINVYGDGQQVRGNTFVTDCVRAIILALNSTVGEVYNIGGGEMVSLRDVMNKLQVLAGKEFTINQHSTRPGDQRHTFADTTKLQRQLGWQATTSIDDGLAQQWQWIQQLYAN
- a CDS encoding FemAB family PEP-CTERM system-associated protein, giving the protein MVTSLGEQWKITTLSGASLHEAMPRLQAFLGSKQHNHPAHNPLWLYVLKDGLRHVPYALEASSNGETVGYLPLIFVRSTLFGRFLVSLPYLNTAGVFADAPDVQRGLIDQAIELSQSLRTRHLELRHEQPIDHPRFNGVRATKVHMRLALPSFPGPLWESFPAKVRNQVRKGEKSNLTVHWGGKELLEEFYFVFSTNMRDLGTPVYSKRLFEAILRYFPGQAELCIVRHQGMPVACSVLTHGQGITEVPSASSLKDFKHTSANMLMFWHLIDRAIQRGQHTFDFGRSTKDSNTYRFKKQWGATESPAVWQYCLHGQSAELRADNPRFSRLIRIWQRLPVPVTQVLGPQIVRGIP